One Cryptomeria japonica chromosome 9, Sugi_1.0, whole genome shotgun sequence genomic window carries:
- the LOC131051313 gene encoding disease resistance protein Roq1 produces the protein MASSSTPRQNQIQSENAFDQIAPCSAPKSSEPWDIFINHRGPDVKKTFAADIHRKLDSMGLHVFLDVEALEAGDSIPAEIQHAITSANLHIAIFSPNYAQSPWCLAELSFMLKTGQKIIPIFYHIDPSDVRFIKGKYAHAFSEHEKKGRYTTEKLDEWKGALCSSSLLSGYLVSNNEDEATVLKSIVNCALKIMKKTPLWVAEHPLGLDELVQGFESVAREETVDIRGIVGMGGSGKTTLAKELFNRNLSLFGRCSFVFDVRDAASRKALPDKQKKLLADLGVRHEPFDHVDEGKVFLADHLSSHQVLIVLDDVDHIDQLNTLLPNKDKLGSHSLVIVTTRELDVLISWGLSLPCIYRMPGLNRSHAEQLFCWHAFLQPSPPPEFGTLVEEFLKACDGLPLSLKVMGAQLYGRKSKDYWKSQLRKILKKLPGEIQQRLQVSYDALDEEQRDMFLDVACFFIGEEKERAIAVWDGSGWIGLHGFETLLNKCLVELVEEPVYRVLEFVVEKRMEKRIRMHDHLRDMGREIASRHSPYRLWCPQQIDKLKQSTKREPIRGIQPADSFVAFKKYTQQLMGNSIRRSKRLRFSDGLQILSVRGSEFTEEFATLSEDLVMLVWKDFPLSHVPSWLTLKNPRVLELDGADELEELWQNNSDPPLQLSELILRNCRKLQWLPSSIRRLHHLKRLVAHFPGSSLTVECWGLQSLENSRLYAPFLSSLPDGFDDFTSLRNIDLHNCKRLNMLPDSFSQQKHLINLNLSNCETLSSLPDDFGNLTSLRSIDLGYCKGLKMLPASFSQLLHLTDLYLSNCEQIEELPSFADLPSLKSFIMWDCPKVEKIEGLEHAKSLNKLWVETRWKVPGIQGLENVERLHLKCETISALKPCIQSIKGKESPRSVWIQGGVNHSKESIVNTLELEFSDLKKVVWDDDDWDGLSDDDDENIISDHYDDDDDDDGLSDDDDENIISDHYDDDDDDDDDENIISDQYDDDDDDDGLSDDDDENIISDHYDDDDDDENIISDQYDDDENIISD, from the exons ATGGCTTCCTCTTCCACACCCAGGCAAAATCAAATTCAATCAGAAAATGCTTTTGATCAGATTGCACCTTGTTCTGCACCTAAATCTTCAGAGCCGTGGGACATATTCATTAACCATCGTGGACCTGATGTCAAAAAAACATTTGCCGCTGACATCCATCGTAAACTTGATTCCATGGGATTGCATGTTTTTCTAGATGTGGAAGCCCTTGAGGCTGGCGATTCTATTCCAGCAGAGATACAACACGCCATAACTAGTGCTAACCTTCATATTGCCATTTTTTCTCCCAACTATGCCCAATCCCCATGGTGTTTGGCCGAGCTATCTTTCATGCTCAAAACTGGTCAAAAAATCATTCCCATTTTTTATCATATTGATCCCTCTGATGTCAGATTTATAAAAGGAAAATATGCCCATGCATTCTCAGAGCATGAAAAGAAGGGCAGATACACAACCGAAAAGCTTGATGAGTGGAAGGGGGCACTCTGCAGCAGTTCATTGCTATCAGGCTACCTGGTCAGCAATAATGA GGATGAGGCCACAGTTTTGAAGAGTATTGTGAATTGTGCATTGAAAATCATGAAAAAAACTCCATTATGGGTAGCCGAGCATCCACTTGGATTAGATGAACTGGTACAGGGGTTCGAATCAGTTGCAAGAGAAGAGACAGTAGACATCAGGGGGATCGTGGGCATGGGAGGTAGTGGTAAAACCACATTGGCCAAAGAGCTCTTCAACAGAAACCTTTCTTTATTTGGAAGATGCAGCTTTGTTTTCGACGTGCGAGATGCAGCATCCAGAAAAGCTCTGCCTGACAAACAGAAAAAGCTCCTGGCTGACCTCGGTGTTCGTCATGAGCCGTTCGACCATGTAGATGAAGGCAAGGTCTTTCTCGCAGATCATTTGAGCTCTCATCAGGTACTTATTGTTTTGGACGACGTGGATCACATCGACCAGCTGAATACTTTACTGCCAAATAAAGACAAGCTTGGATCCCATAGTCTGGTTATTGTAACTACCCGCGAATTGGATGTCCTCATATCATGGGGTCTCTCCCTCCCCTGTATTTATAGAATGCCAGGACTTAACAGGTCACATGCCGAGCAGCTATTCTGCTGGCACGCTTTCTTGCAACCCTCTCCACCTCCTGAATTTGGAACCCTGGTTGAAGAGTTCTTAAAGGCTTGCGATGGTTTGCCTCTGTCACTGAAGGTAATGGGTGCACAGTTATATGGCAGAAAGTCTAAAGATTATTGGAAATCCCAATTACGTAAAATCTTAAAAAAATTGCCTGGCGAAATCCAACAAAGGCTACAAGTTAGCTATGATGCGCTTGATGAAGAACAGAGGGATATGTTCTTGGATGTAGCTTGTTTTTTCAttggagaagagaaagagagggctatAGCAGTGTGGGATGGATCGGGTTGGATTGGTCTGCATGGGTTTGAAACACTCCTGAATAAGTGTCTTGTGGAGCTGGTTGAGGAGCCAGTGTACAGGGTTCTTGAATTTGTCGTGGAAAAGAGAATGGAAAAGAGAATAAGGATGCATGATCACCTTAGGGATATGGGAAGAGAGATTGCAAGCAGACACTCACCATATCGTCTTTGGTGTCCACAGCAGATTGATAAGCTGAAACAGTCCACG AAAAGAGAGCCGATCAGAGGGATACAACCTGCAGATTCTTTTGTGGCGTTCAAAAAGTACACGCAGCAGTTGATGGGAAACTCAATCAGACGATCTAAGCGCCTTCGATTCTCAGATGGATTACAAATTCTTTCCGTGAGAGGAAGCGAGTTTACGGAAGAATTTGCAACATTATCAGAAGACCTTGTGATGCTTGTTTGGAAAGATTTCCCCCTAAGCCATGTTCCATCATGGCTTACATTAAAAAATCCAAGGGTTTTAGAGCTTGATGGTGCTGATGAGTTGGAAGAACTATGGCAGAACAATTCAGAT CCTCCTTTGCAATTGAGTGAACTTATTTTAAGGAATTGTCGAAAATTGCAATGGCTTCCAAGCTCGATAAGACGTCTTCACCATCTGAAGAGGCTTGTCGCTCACTTTCCTGGTAGCAGTTTGACAGTGGAGTGCTGGGGCCTCCAATCACTCGAGAATTCGCGATTATACGCGCCATTTCTATCTTCACTACCTGATGGTTTTGACGATTTCACAAGCTTGAGGAATATAGATCTGCACAATTGCAAGCGGTTGAATATGTTGCCCGATTCTTTCAGTCAGCAGAAACACTTGATAAATCTAAATTTATCAAACTGTGAAACGCTGTCATCACTACCTGATGATTTTGGCAATTTAACGAGCTTGAGGAGTATAGATCTGGGGTATTGCAAGGGGTTGAAGATGTTGCCCGCTTCTTTCAGTCAGCTGTTACACCTGACAGATCTATATTTATCAAACTGTGAGCAGATAGAAGAACTTCCAAGCTTTGCAGATTTGCCTTCGCTGAAGAGTTTTATAATGTGGGATTGCCCCAAAGTTGAGAAAATAGAAGGTTTGGAACATGCAAAGTCGTTGAACAAATTGTGGGTTGAGACCCGGTGGAAGGTGCCAGGTATACAGGGTTTGGAGAATGTGGAACGATTACACCTGAAATGCGAGACCATATCAGCTCTGAAACCTTGTATTCAATCTATAAAGGGGAAG GAAAGTCCAAGGAGTGTGTGGATACAAGGTGGCGTTAACCATTCGAAGGAGTCAATTGTAAACACTTTGGAATTGGAGTTTTCTGACCTTAAGAAGGTCGTCTGGGATGATGATGATTGGGATGGACTcagcgatgatgatgatgagaatatAATCAGCGatcattatgatgatgatgatgatgatgatggactcagcgatgatgatgatgagaatatAATCAGCGatcattatgatgatgatgatgatgatgatgatgatgagaatatAATCAGCGATcagtatgatgatgatgatgatgatgatggactcagcgatgatgatgatgagaatatAATCAGCGatcattatgatgatgatgatgatgatgagaatatAATCAGCGATCAGTATGATGATGATGAGAATATAATCAGCGATTag